One Rhodothermus bifroesti DNA window includes the following coding sequences:
- a CDS encoding gamma carbonic anhydrase family protein has translation MIRDFLGAYPRFDATNFIAPNAVIIGDVTLEPYASIWFGAVVRADVNWIRIGEATNIQDGAIIHVTRGTAPTQIGPRVTVGHGAVLHGCTIEENVLIGIGAVVLDGAVIGRDSLIGARALVPPGMQVPPRSLVLGVPGRVVRTLRDDEVASIARYAQNYLEYSAIYRGEVRPEHNPFYTPLETPPDRFR, from the coding sequence ATGATTCGTGATTTTTTAGGTGCGTATCCGCGTTTTGACGCAACCAATTTTATTGCACCGAATGCTGTTATCATTGGCGATGTGACGCTAGAGCCGTATGCCAGCATCTGGTTTGGTGCTGTGGTGCGGGCAGACGTAAACTGGATCCGCATCGGTGAAGCTACAAACATTCAAGACGGCGCCATCATCCATGTAACCCGTGGTACAGCCCCTACGCAAATTGGCCCACGCGTTACCGTAGGTCATGGGGCTGTGCTTCATGGCTGCACTATAGAAGAGAACGTACTGATTGGCATTGGGGCTGTGGTGCTCGATGGCGCGGTGATCGGGCGCGATAGCCTGATTGGAGCGCGGGCGCTTGTGCCCCCGGGCATGCAGGTACCGCCTCGGTCGTTGGTGCTGGGCGTTCCAGGCCGGGTGGTACGCACGCTGCGCGACGATGAGGTGGCGAGCATCGCCCGCTATGCTCAAAACTATTTGGAGTACAGTGCTATCTATCGAGGCGAGGTGCGGCCTGAGCACAACCCGTTTTACACCCCTTTGGAAACTCCTCCAGATCGATTCCGTTAG
- the mutS gene encoding DNA mismatch repair protein MutS — MATAREDKVAGQTPLMRQYYKIKARYPNAILLFRMGDFYETFEEDAQIVSRVLGITLTKRANGQAADVPLAGFPYHALDNYLPKLVRAGYRVAICEQLEDPKLARKVVKRDVVEVVTPGVSLHEHLLDPKRSNYLAAVVWGTERHERDQVGFAFLDASTGEFSVTEVPVQRLEELLQTISPAEVLVDKRQRERLQGVKGVAFVLTPLEDWVFSFEYAYEVLLRHFKTHSLKGFGVDDLRLGLRAAGAALHYLNETQQGRLPHVRRLTRYASEEFMVLDPQTKRNLELVASLQDGRQEGSLVQILDETLTPMGGRLLRRWLLRPLKNVRQIEKRLDAVEALVRDRRLRERLREELRQVGDLERLAARVCTGRATPRDLMHLRLTLEQIPPIKQALADVACDTLRRLAEQLTLCAQVTERIRQALVDDPPATLSEGGVIRDGFCPELDELREIARSGKDFVARLQQKEIERTGIPSLKVGFNKVFGYYIEVTNTHRHKIPAHYIRKQTLVNAERYITPELKEYEEKILSAEEKIVSLEGELFNRLRLEVAEATAELQLNASLLAMLDVFCSLAEVADRYGYRRPELHEGTELLIEEGRHPVVERTLPPGEPFIPNDIYLDTTSQQILIITGPNMAGKSVVLRQTGLIVLLAQIGSFVPARRARIGIVDRIFTRVGASDNLAAGESTFLVEMNETANILNNATPRSLILLDEVGRGTSTFDGLSIAWALVEYLHETPSVAARTLFATHYHELNELAERLPRVKNYRVQVEEHEGKVIFLHKLVPGGADHSYGIEVARMAGLPEPVVLRAREILQHLEAQHLMVEAPVGDEQSVRAVPVPRRTRIPAEPGIWQLSLFATTPPDPVTEALKERLRRIDPNRLTPIEALLLVDELKRLVMQHDS, encoded by the coding sequence ATGGCCACAGCACGGGAGGACAAAGTGGCTGGTCAGACGCCGCTAATGCGGCAATACTACAAAATTAAAGCCCGCTATCCGAATGCCATTTTGCTGTTTCGGATGGGGGATTTCTATGAGACCTTTGAGGAGGATGCGCAGATTGTCAGCCGCGTACTGGGCATTACGCTAACCAAGCGAGCCAATGGCCAGGCGGCTGATGTGCCGCTGGCGGGTTTCCCGTATCATGCACTAGATAACTACCTGCCTAAGCTGGTCCGGGCGGGCTACCGGGTGGCTATCTGTGAGCAGCTCGAGGATCCCAAGTTGGCGCGCAAGGTGGTTAAGCGCGATGTGGTTGAGGTTGTTACCCCGGGGGTATCCCTTCACGAGCATCTGCTGGATCCTAAGCGGTCGAACTATCTGGCAGCGGTTGTCTGGGGTACGGAGCGACATGAGCGGGATCAGGTAGGTTTTGCTTTTTTGGATGCTTCAACAGGCGAGTTTTCGGTAACCGAGGTCCCGGTGCAACGCCTGGAGGAGCTCCTGCAGACGATTAGTCCAGCCGAAGTACTTGTTGATAAGCGTCAGCGTGAACGCCTGCAGGGGGTCAAGGGAGTTGCGTTTGTGCTCACGCCGCTTGAGGATTGGGTGTTTAGTTTTGAGTATGCCTACGAAGTGCTGCTGCGCCATTTTAAAACGCACTCGCTCAAAGGCTTTGGGGTTGACGATTTGCGTTTGGGGTTGCGTGCAGCAGGTGCAGCATTGCACTACCTGAACGAAACGCAACAAGGCCGGTTGCCGCATGTACGTCGCCTGACGCGTTACGCTAGTGAAGAGTTCATGGTGCTCGATCCGCAGACGAAGCGCAACCTGGAGTTGGTCGCTTCGCTGCAGGATGGCCGTCAGGAGGGATCACTGGTGCAAATCCTCGATGAGACGCTCACCCCGATGGGGGGGCGTCTTTTGCGGCGTTGGCTACTGCGGCCGTTGAAAAACGTTCGTCAGATCGAGAAACGCCTTGATGCTGTCGAAGCGCTTGTGCGAGACCGTCGGCTTCGGGAACGGCTGCGTGAAGAACTGCGCCAGGTAGGCGACCTGGAGCGGCTGGCAGCGCGCGTCTGTACTGGTCGGGCTACCCCACGTGACTTGATGCACCTGCGCCTTACACTTGAGCAAATTCCTCCAATCAAGCAAGCTTTGGCCGATGTTGCCTGCGATACGCTACGTCGTTTGGCCGAGCAACTCACGCTGTGTGCGCAGGTGACTGAGCGTATTCGGCAGGCCCTTGTCGATGATCCACCGGCTACCCTTAGTGAGGGAGGTGTGATTCGCGATGGTTTTTGTCCAGAGCTCGACGAATTACGTGAAATTGCCCGCTCTGGGAAAGACTTTGTCGCACGGCTACAGCAAAAGGAAATTGAACGTACGGGTATTCCCTCGCTCAAGGTGGGCTTTAACAAGGTGTTTGGCTACTACATTGAGGTCACCAACACCCATCGCCACAAAATCCCAGCGCACTACATCCGTAAGCAAACGCTCGTTAATGCCGAGCGCTACATTACGCCCGAGCTTAAAGAGTACGAAGAAAAAATTCTTTCGGCCGAAGAGAAGATAGTCAGCTTGGAGGGGGAATTGTTTAACCGGTTGCGGCTTGAGGTAGCCGAGGCTACGGCCGAGTTGCAGCTAAATGCTTCGCTGCTGGCGATGCTGGACGTATTTTGCAGCCTAGCCGAAGTGGCCGACCGTTACGGCTACAGACGTCCTGAACTCCACGAAGGTACCGAGTTGCTCATTGAAGAAGGGCGTCATCCGGTTGTCGAGCGGACGCTGCCTCCTGGTGAGCCGTTCATCCCGAACGACATCTACCTGGATACCACCTCGCAGCAAATTCTCATCATCACAGGTCCCAACATGGCGGGCAAAAGCGTGGTGCTGCGTCAAACAGGCCTAATTGTACTTTTGGCGCAAATTGGCTCGTTCGTCCCGGCCCGGCGCGCCCGCATTGGCATTGTTGACCGCATTTTTACCCGCGTGGGCGCTTCGGATAATCTGGCTGCGGGAGAAAGCACGTTTCTTGTGGAGATGAACGAAACGGCAAACATTCTCAACAATGCTACACCCCGCTCGCTAATTTTGCTCGACGAAGTGGGACGGGGGACGTCGACCTTTGATGGGTTATCGATTGCTTGGGCTTTGGTGGAGTATCTGCACGAGACACCTTCGGTGGCAGCCCGCACGCTGTTTGCCACGCACTATCATGAGCTGAACGAGCTTGCCGAGCGTTTGCCGCGCGTGAAAAACTACCGTGTACAAGTGGAAGAGCACGAGGGGAAGGTGATCTTTCTGCATAAGCTTGTGCCAGGAGGAGCCGACCATTCCTATGGCATCGAGGTCGCACGTATGGCTGGGCTCCCAGAGCCGGTGGTTCTGCGTGCTCGTGAAATCTTGCAGCACTTAGAGGCCCAGCACCTAATGGTTGAAGCGCCTGTTGGCGATGAACAATCGGTGCGTGCAGTGCCTGTGCCGCGCCGCACACGCATTCCAGCCGAACCAGGCATCTGGCAGCTGTCGCTGTTTGCAACGACACCCCCTGATCCCGTGACAGAAGCGCTTAAAGAGCGCCTGCGCCGCATCGATCCCAACCGCCTTACGCCGATTGAAGCCTTGCTTTTAGTGGATGAACTTAAGCGCTTGGTTATGCAACATGATTCGTGA
- the paaA gene encoding 1,2-phenylacetyl-CoA epoxidase subunit PaaA codes for MMDQHLHAFEARIAAGEKIEPRDWMPERYRQQLIRMISQHAHSEIVGMLPEGNWITRAPTLRRKMALLAKVQDEAGHGLYLYSAVETLGADREALIQDLLAGKAKYSNVFNYPTLTWADVGVIGWFVDGAAIVNQTMLAKSSYGPYARAMIRICKEEAFHKRQGYEICVTLAQGTPAQRQMLQDAINRWWWPTLMMFGPPDDQSPNSAELLRWKIKRKTNDELRQHFINITVPQVLALGMTLPDPQLRYDEATGNWCIGPIDWDEFWRVIRGYGPCNRERLEARRAAYAEGAWVRAAAQAYARKYATRQTTTVSHA; via the coding sequence ATGATGGATCAACACCTGCACGCCTTTGAGGCACGCATTGCTGCGGGAGAAAAAATTGAACCGCGCGACTGGATGCCCGAGCGCTACCGCCAGCAGCTCATCCGCATGATATCACAGCACGCGCACTCCGAAATCGTGGGCATGCTCCCCGAAGGCAACTGGATCACGCGAGCGCCAACGTTGCGTCGCAAGATGGCGCTGCTGGCCAAAGTGCAGGACGAAGCTGGCCATGGCCTTTACTTGTACAGTGCTGTAGAAACCTTGGGCGCAGATCGAGAAGCCCTCATCCAAGACCTTCTTGCAGGTAAGGCCAAATATTCTAACGTTTTTAACTACCCTACGCTCACCTGGGCCGATGTAGGGGTGATCGGTTGGTTCGTGGATGGTGCGGCCATTGTCAATCAGACGATGCTAGCCAAATCGTCCTACGGCCCCTATGCCCGTGCCATGATCCGCATTTGTAAAGAAGAGGCCTTTCACAAACGCCAAGGCTACGAGATTTGCGTCACGCTGGCCCAGGGTACGCCAGCGCAGCGACAAATGCTTCAGGACGCCATCAACCGCTGGTGGTGGCCCACGCTGATGATGTTTGGTCCACCCGACGACCAATCGCCCAATAGCGCTGAACTCCTGCGCTGGAAGATAAAGCGTAAAACCAACGATGAGCTGCGCCAGCACTTTATCAACATCACGGTTCCTCAAGTGCTGGCCTTGGGCATGACACTGCCTGATCCACAGCTGCGCTACGATGAGGCGACAGGCAACTGGTGCATCGGACCTATCGACTGGGATGAATTTTGGCGCGTTATCCGCGGCTACGGCCCTTGCAACCGTGAACGGCTCGAGGCGCGTCGAGCCGCTTATGCAGAGGGCGCCTGGGTCCGCGCAGCTGCTCAGGCCTATGCCCGCAAATATGCTACCCGGCAAACAACCACGGTAAGCCATGCCTGA
- the paaB gene encoding 1,2-phenylacetyl-CoA epoxidase subunit PaaB, producing MPEETNGLRLWEVFVQPRSGAPHEHAGSIRAANAAMALEHARDVYARRGPVVSLWVVPTDAIHATRPEDVGPFFDPADDKPYRHPLFYKVPHGTQNV from the coding sequence ATGCCTGAAGAGACCAACGGACTCAGGCTCTGGGAAGTATTTGTGCAGCCTCGTAGCGGAGCGCCCCACGAGCATGCCGGCAGCATCCGCGCTGCAAATGCTGCAATGGCACTTGAGCATGCCCGCGATGTGTATGCCCGGCGTGGACCCGTTGTAAGCCTTTGGGTCGTGCCCACCGATGCCATTCACGCTACTAGGCCCGAAGACGTGGGACCGTTCTTTGATCCGGCCGACGACAAACCCTACCGGCACCCCTTGTTTTACAAAGTGCCACACGGTACGCAAAACGTCTAG
- the paaC gene encoding 1,2-phenylacetyl-CoA epoxidase subunit PaaC has protein sequence METPALDDTLREALFTYLLRLGDDALILGHRLSEWCGHGPYLEEDIALANLALDYLGHAEALLTLAGEIEGAGRTADDLAFRRDALAFCNVQLVELPRGDFAFTIARQFLFSAYAHLLYGALRASRLQPLAGIAAKAHKELTYHLRHSRTWIQCLGEGTEESHCRLQRALDTLWMYTGELFEVDGTLQALITVHIAPDMATLYPQWKAVVETALQEATLNIPDPPPYMATGGRRGHHTEHLGHLLAEMQFLPRAYPDAKW, from the coding sequence ATGGAAACGCCCGCTTTAGACGATACCCTGCGGGAGGCACTCTTTACCTACCTGTTGCGCCTGGGGGATGATGCGCTCATTTTAGGGCACCGGCTGTCGGAGTGGTGCGGCCACGGTCCATACCTCGAAGAGGATATTGCGCTGGCTAACCTGGCACTGGACTATCTGGGGCATGCCGAAGCGCTGCTCACGCTGGCCGGCGAGATCGAAGGCGCTGGCCGCACAGCCGATGACCTGGCCTTTCGCCGCGATGCCTTGGCGTTTTGCAATGTGCAACTGGTTGAGCTACCCCGGGGAGACTTTGCCTTCACCATCGCGCGACAGTTTTTGTTTTCTGCCTATGCCCACTTGCTCTACGGTGCCCTGCGTGCGAGCCGTCTTCAGCCGCTGGCCGGCATAGCGGCCAAAGCCCACAAAGAACTGACCTATCACCTGCGCCACAGCCGTACATGGATACAATGCCTAGGTGAAGGCACTGAAGAAAGCCACTGCCGCCTGCAGCGCGCTTTAGACACCTTGTGGATGTATACCGGAGAGCTCTTTGAAGTCGACGGCACACTGCAGGCGCTCATCACAGTCCACATTGCCCCCGACATGGCGACCCTCTACCCGCAATGGAAAGCAGTGGTTGAAACAGCGCTTCAGGAAGCTACCCTCAACATCCCAGACCCCCCTCCTTACATGGCTACTGGTGGGCGCCGAGGCCATCACACCGAGCACCTAGGGCATCTGCTCGCTGAAATGCAGTTTCTTCCCCGAGCTTATCCAGATGCCAAGTGGTAA
- the paaD gene encoding 1,2-phenylacetyl-CoA epoxidase subunit PaaD, which yields MTAAEVLNVLEAVQDPEIPVLNIVELGIVRNVHLENNRVQVDITPTYSGCPALQAIEEAIVRLLQEQGFQQVIVRKVFQEPWTTDWMTEKAREKLRAYGIAPPAPHHEEAPDFIPLPFLSKHTLSAIPCPFCGATQTRQTSAFGSTACKALFFCEACQQPFEYFKAC from the coding sequence ATGACAGCAGCCGAAGTGCTCAACGTGCTTGAAGCAGTTCAGGACCCTGAGATTCCGGTCTTGAACATCGTAGAACTGGGCATCGTGCGCAACGTGCACCTGGAAAACAACAGGGTGCAGGTGGATATTACCCCAACGTACAGCGGCTGCCCAGCCCTGCAGGCAATCGAAGAAGCGATCGTGCGCCTACTCCAGGAGCAAGGATTCCAGCAAGTCATCGTACGCAAAGTGTTTCAGGAGCCCTGGACTACCGACTGGATGACCGAGAAGGCCCGTGAAAAGCTCCGTGCCTACGGCATCGCGCCCCCTGCACCACACCACGAGGAAGCACCTGATTTCATACCGCTCCCTTTTCTCAGCAAGCACACGCTTTCTGCTATTCCTTGTCCTTTTTGCGGTGCTACACAAACACGCCAGACCAGCGCCTTCGGCTCCACAGCTTGCAAAGCTCTCTTTTTCTGCGAAGCCTGCCAGCAGCCTTTTGAGTACTTTAAGGCCTGCTAG